In the Pleuronectes platessa chromosome 23, fPlePla1.1, whole genome shotgun sequence genome, CCTATGAGGGTTATGAGTGTTTGTTCATCACTTCCATCATATTTATGTAATCATAtctgggggagtgattaagttggagcctataGACACCAAACAATGACCTGTTCTATTGCtgcaataaatatttgaaagcGTGATGTCTGACAGAACTTTATTTAATTCCTTGCGTGTCTAAGACATTGCACATCTTCCACAACTACAGGAAGACTGGCCTTCAACTCGATGCACCATAACCACAAACAATGCCTTGGTGTTTCCATTCAGTGACATCAATGGCCCCACCACATCAGCGTTCTAATTCAGTGAGCTTAGCTTAACTTCTGATCTTATATTGGCTTAATTTACCACATGAGTCTCAACATTTTAGGTTTTCACAGGATCGTCACATAGATGCAGACTAGATTAAATACCAAATAGGATTCAGTTGAGTTTACAGTCACATGTATCGCCTAGAAACTGCTGCTTAAATGGTTCAGCTGTCTAAGGTCACAAACCACATCAGAAAATAAATTGttcaaaattaaaaatacaattaaaatttGTTTAATCCTAACTCAGATGTCAAGCATTAAAAATACTCTGTACTTCTCATAGTAATATACCACGCCATATATTTCCCTCTCGCCATCGTACGGACGGTCGGGATGAACGGCTCGTCTAGGGGGAGGGGGCGGCAGTGGAGGGGCTGGGCAGCCTGGGGGCATATGGCAGAGGCAACTTCTCCTTCTGTCTTTTCAGATCCCCATGCTCAATCctccaaaataaatgcaaaggtAAAGATTAGCTGTTGTGTTACTGTTCAAACATTTGTGCACATTGTCTGTCATGGCCAACAACATGACTGACTGTTTCTCATGCACAGAATGAGCAGAATGAAGACGACCCCTGCTACATTGCTCACAGGGAGATACAGATGAACAGATCCAGAAGACAGAGGGATGATACctggagtgaatgtgtgtacttGAGTGTGAGGCAGTAGAGCTGGACACCTTCTGTATTGTTCTCTGTGTTTACATCACCACATTCTGACTTTAATGACATAAGAACAGTCTTTTACTTCCGTGTGAAACATTTAAAGCTTCAGTTTGTTatcatctaaataaaacaagttaaatttgtatttgtgtttgcatgACTCATTTCTACTGTGTCTGTGCATTCAAAGTAGTGCAGGTAACAGTGGACGACGTGCATCCTGCTGAAGCGTGAGCTTACTTGAAGCCGAGCTTTCATTATTCACAGACCACAGCTATCTGTTGGAAACATGGTGACCACATGTCAcatacaagcagttttttttttttttatttacttgtggCCAGAAGTGTTAACACCACCTCAAATTGCTTTAGTAAGGTTTGTATGACTTACTATCATTGTGTGTACCAACCAAAATGTTACCTACCAAAGGGGCGGGGTCATTTGCTACAGGCTTATACATATTGAcattagactgtatataaagtctGGTCATAAACATacagatatgtatatatatatattcactaaATATAACCTTTTGTGTGATTTATATCGAGAGTCATCAGCTCCCCCAAAACAAATCCACAGGTGATACTTATCTCAATGATCCATTAATGGCCTTTCAAACTTCCTATTACTGTTTAAATGATCTTTTCAGACCAATATCCTaattcctctctgtgtgttttggacCTAGGGTTACCGAGATACAGACGACCTCTATTATGTTGCTTTGAATATTAACTTCCCTAACAGGTCAAGACGATAGATGGACAACAGAAAGGCTGAATGTGTGTACTCATCATAAAGCAGTGAAAGTGTGCAGTGCAGGAAACCACAAATGATGTTGCACCTACAAGCTTTTTATACTAATACTGTTGTGTCCAtagtaaacctgcctgtttggaatggactgttttcttgtcctgtgttaacgCCCCGATGCTACTTCAGATGTATTCCTTGtaattagtgagtcctcctcaaacacttcTAGTGATTGACacatttactttattacttCTGTTCTAACTAAGTCAATACAATCACCTCACTTCCAGTGAGCATCTTGAATACGacttttgttgttgtctcatgtcaCAAACTAGAATctcaagcagctgcagcagctctgaataTGGAGGTAAGTGATAGTAAGTGTTGCACTACTTTAGTAGCTTTGAATTTCTACGACACACTTTTATGAAATTTTTTAGCTATAAACTAAATTGGATGAATGTTCtttaatgaaatacattaaTGCTGGTTTCAATATCACATGTTACGTTTAGACACACGTCCTCCTAATAAGGCAAAttactcttttatttttaattagcaGGGTCATCAAGTTGCAAACAACCCACTGTAAGGTTCAGTTAGGCAAGTGGCCCCAGGATGCAGAGTTTAAACTAAAGGTGTCCTTTTGATGGccaacaaacaaaagagaatCTCTAaaagtcaaaagaaaaaaaaggtaacacagaggaaaacactggAAGTTTACGAGAAGAACAGACCAAGCAAGCACAGGAGATGAAGCATTTAGACAGGACAGGAGATTATGGCAGGCAGTAAGACAGATACTAGGACAGGGCATAACGACAAGCAAAAGGGATCACGacaaacatacaacaacaaaccgacaacaggaagcacagagacctatatacacacagggaaggcaggggcaattgaacAAAGGTGGAACACATAAGGACTGGTGCAGGCaatcacagagacaggaagtgaagaaagaaaacactctAGGAGCAgggcctacaaaataaaacagaaaacagaacacAGGGAGTGGGAAAACCAGGGACACAGAAGcaacaacacatacaaacataaacaaaggaTATACATGAAACACAAGGAGGTACTAATGAACTGAAACTAAACACTCAAAAGATAAAACCATGACACCCACATTCTGCTGCTTTAATGGAGCATAGCTCCAGCAGAGCAAGAAGACAAACAGACGGTGACGGGAGTGAATGCGTGTACACCAGTGTAAAGCAGTAGAGCTGAACATCTTACACTTCCATACATTATGAATGTAAAGCTTCTCTatgcaaaacaaattaaagatattaaatCATTGATTTTAAATCAATGATTTGATGTTGTCAGTTGCCATATTTTCCACTCCCACTAAATATAGAATATACTTCTTGAACTTAAGCCCAATTTCCTACCTGACATGTGAGGATCTGTATTTAGCCTCCATGTGGTCAAAAGACCTTCTGCTCTCTTTGTCTGAGCACTTTCAATCAGGAAGTCTCTGCAGTCTCTTCACTACACCCCAGTAGACTACTTCAAGTGAACAGCAATGAAATTAACAGAAGTTGACAGAAAACTAAATCAGCAATGCTCTCATCAAGCAGTGTTGATGTTACTCTTATGTTAGAATTGTTACCTCCActtaggaggttatgttttcacccctgtcttgGCTGCTTGGCTGCTTGGGAGAAGGacaggacatgggccaagaaacaaCCCATTCAATTGAggtgcagatctggacaaaAGGGGCTGATCCAGGATTCGTTCATCACTTCTCTTCATTGCCTAAATTGTAGAGTAGTAGAACATTTTAGAATTTAttctattattttattgatgacTTCTGACTTTTTTATACCATGTGGTCCCTGTTGTAACCTCAGGTCCACGGCAAAGTCCCTAATAACCACTCCACATTCCCGGCTTCAGTACCAAAGGGGACCAAGTCTTTTCTGTTAGAGCCCCCCCTCTTTGACAGACAGATCTCCATCAGAAGATTGTTCCAAACTCCTTATCCTCTTCAGAGATACATTTTGTAAATGTGCTGTCTTAGTCCTTCTGGTCTGACTTCACCTCTAacttttattaatatattttaatctcTGTCCGATCTTACcaactgtttgttatttattcatgctagactatatatttttttcataactttttctaatctttaacatttttatCCAGTGATACTGTGACTCttttcaaagaaaaaagaataataTCAAAGGTGGCAGTGATAAGATCAGTGTTGCCTTGCTGGCCAATCaacacaagtctttactctgaagagaggagaaagtgtCGGGCTGTTTGTCATTCAACACGACGATTTCAACATGAAGACATCTCAGAAGTTCGTTCTCTACCTGACATGTTTCTTCTTGGGGAAAAtgggtgagttgtgtgttttttaaatattcagtcaGTCCTGATGCTGATCACGATTTAATTTCTCATAACATTAACAGTTATTtagcttttctcctttttctcctcaGTTCAGATGCATCAATTTATCTTGTCTCCTCAAGTCAGTGGATTTATATCAGCTGATGTTGGAGACAACTTGACTTTGCAATGTTTCTATGAgagggatgaaaaaaaaatgtattggtacaaacaaacaccaggacCAAAACCTCGAATTATCTCAGTGATGTACAAATCCACTAAAAGTAGTCAGTTATTGAATGAATTCAAGGACAATCACCGCTTCACTGTGGAAAATATGGATAATGCGAGTCACCTAAATATCTCAGATCTGCAGCTTTCAGACTCAGCTACTTACTACTGTTTACAGAGTCGTTCACATGTGCTTGAGTTTATGGAGGGCGTCACTGTCAGTGTGAAAGGTTCAGGGTCTAACATCCAGGCTGTGGTGCATCAGTCTGAGAGCATCCAGCCAGGAGGctctgtgactctcagctgTACAGTTCACACTGGGACCTGTGATGGAGAACACAGTGTTTACTGGTTCAAGAGCTCTGAAGATCCTCAGCCAGGACTCATTTACACCCACGTAGACAGGAACGATCAGTGTGAGAGGAAACCCGAcaatcagacacacacctgtgtctACAACTTGTCAATGGAGAGAGTGAACCGTTCTCATGCTGGGACCTACTACTGTGCTGTCGCTGCATGTGGACACATTGTGTTTGGAGACGGGACCAAGCTGGAGTTTGATGGTGAGTCTCTACCAGAGACTGTCGCAATTAATGAATAGTGACAGTTACCTAGAAAGAGACGGGACTTTGGTAAAATACTGTATAGCAATAAATTGAAACAGTAACCCAGTTGGTCCTGTCTGAATGTCCCCACTAAGGGTGACCCAATAAGGCTTCACCACCAGTGGACGCTGGAGGTGTGCACCACGACTAAatcgattttttttattgatgattattattgtatttgctATTAGTGATGATAGCGTTGATCATAGTAATGATTATAATTTCATTATAAATGATAATTTATTACGTATTAGTACaacttttcttctttattttttatcaaagataatatcattattactataattattattatatcggtgagataattttttataataagaTCATTTTAAAAGGGGTCTGATTATTATGAATGTAAGATTAttagtatttttattataattattaaaaatatttgttcttttcatatagaaaacaaacacacacactcacacacacacaaacacactgctttGTCATTCCGTTCTGTTAACTGTCCTGTATTCACTGTTGTTgtcctctttgttttgtttgtcaaagtCTTGTCTCTTGTGTTGCAAAGtaaaatgaacatttcaaaaAAGACGAGACACAATTAGTAGAACTTCTTCTGTTGCAGATGAAGTGAACTGGCTGTTGTATTTCCTGAGTGGAGCTTTGGGATTCACCATCAGCCTTTTGCTGGCTGTGTTACTGTACAAGATAAACAAGAGAAGATGCTGGAGATGTTCAGGTAACCACTCATCTCTAGCTTGTTAAAAGTGGATCAGGAGACGCAAACTCCTCAATTGAACACATACAACATAAGACTAGTTCAGAAGTAAACCCAGGTTAAGAGGTAAAGGCACCTAACAGGACATAAGTGAACACAAGTCTAAGAGTGACTAAGTCTTTGTCTTTGTATGTGTTTTATAATCAGAGTCTCATACACAACCATCATCTCCCTCCACAACAAATGCAGAGGTAAATACAATCTTTTTAAGCGTGAAATTTACAATcgacaataaaaaaagtatttattattatattattatattttttatgacGAGCCATTTTGATGTACTTATATGTTGTTTCTAGGGCAACCAACATGCAGATGAGCTCCATTACGCTGCAGTAAATGTGAACGTGGCCAGCAGATCAAGACGACAGAGGGACAACACAAACGATGGATGTGTGTACTCAAGTGTTAAACTGTAGAATTTTGTTTTCTCGAAAGGTCTATGTTTGAGATGAGGGATTTCTCAGTCTGTCTTTAGAGGTGGAGCATGATTCTTGTCTGTATTgcttttttatcctttttcttATTATAAATGTGGCCTTTTTTGTGattaatgataaaaaacaacttGTGATGTAATTACACTTTTATGGTTAGacaatgtgtgtgggggggggcaatgTTTGGACAGTTGCTGTTGGTCTTTGATTGAATGACACTTTGACGATGACATATGGAAAACAATGATTCAAGTTCTTGTAATGAAAGTCCAATGAAGGGTATTACTCATATAGCAGGGACCTAAATATGTTGACACCCTCACATTATGGAAACAAAACATGAGTCCAGAGgatttaaatcattaaatttCGTATGTTTTAAGCTTCGGTTTAGGTCAGGGTAAAGTTTGGAGTTAAAGACAAGACACTGTAACGTCCTCTGAAATCATGGAGACATTTGGCATAACACATCCAACACTTCAAAATTGAATTTGACATTTTAGGTAGAATAAGTTGTCctctattttttttgtattttatttagatactGATTCTATAGACACGAGGGAACGTATTTTGATTTGATGGCCCATTGCATGGTTGGTCCAGATCTtcccatatttttttttttttttttttgtcaggccTCCACACTctcatattaatattatatttgtttatacTTTGGTTATGTGAATAAATTCTTTGTTGAATCTAGCGTGTCGTCCTCTTTAATATGTTGCAGCAACTGGACTGACCCAAATTTTAATTTATGCTGGTGTGGCCATAACATTTGGATACTTAGGTCTCCCGCTTCATCCTCTTaagtttctcacacacacacacacagagacacacacacatttatagtCAATTGTTGTCTTGTGTTTGTCGTAGTCAACTATCATGCTTTGAAGATTCTTCTTTACTTCATGGCAGGAATATGTGtgaataaaaaactgaatgaGACTTACTGTGTAAACATATGAAGCCAAATCCAGCCCAAAAGGTTTGAtcatttgaaaagaaagaagtgaaaGTTTTGATTGCAGGAATTTTGATTTTTAAGGTGCAGAACTCATTCAGAGTGTCTGTTACTGGTGAACATTTTTCTAATCCTTCCATCCAAATAAGACACATCTTGTTTGTGATTTTCTACATGAGCACTAAAAATTAAGAAGCACACTTCATGAGTGTGTCTTGACAAAAACATCAGATACATTCAACAACTTTTAACATCAGCCCGTTCAGCCACAGCCTGTTTTTTGAAGTCTCATCTCTTGAGACGTCTCAGACTTTTTATTTAGGCCACCTCTCCCCACCTTTCCCCTTCATTGACACGTCAGACGATTCAGTAGGTTTTTAATGGTGATTGAAACAAGTTGTACCTCAAGACCTTCAGAAGACATATGAGTCTCACACATACTGAAATGTATTGAGAGAAATAACGTCTCCATTTTTTCAATAAGTCTGAATCAAAGTCCCTCCTGAAAGCATATACAGTAGTATTTTCCAATTCTGCCTCACTCACTGTATCTCTGTACAAATCTTCTCGTGGACCAGAAATGTGGGGCGGGGAAGGGGGGGAGCACTGGTGACATGATCATGCAGGCTcctctctgattggccgacCCAGTAGTCTTGTATCTGAAAAGCAGAGAAGGGTGTAGAGATCTTCTCCATTAAGCACAGTAACTGCAACAAAATGAACGATCTGACCTTTGCTCTGTGCGTGGCATGTCTGCTCTTGGGGAGAATGGgtaagttgtttttcttttttaagggCACTAGTGAGGTCACGATTTAAACTTCCATTCTCTGCCATGCGTTACAATATCCTCACTGTCCATTTTCTCCACAGCTGATGTGACACCATCTTCACGCTTTAAATCAGCTTAAGTTGGTGAAGACGTGACTTTGGACTGTTTCTATGACAATGATTCTACAGTGATGCTATACTGGTTCAAACAGATTCTGGGACAGAAACCAAAGCTCATGTCTAAGTTCTATAGGCACGACATCGATGAGGATGAGGACAAACTGACTGGTGAATTTAGAAATGATACACGCTTTAAACTGGAAATTACCACACGTAAAAATCATTTGAAGATCTCAGACGTGCAAATTTCAGACTCAGCAACTTACTTCTGCATAACAGGCTTTTTATGCACGTATGAGTTCAAGGAGAGCATCTCTCTCAGTGTGAAAGGTTCAGGGTCTAACATCCAGGCTGTGGTGCATCAGTCTGAGAGCATCCAGCCAGGAGGctctgtgactctcagctgTACAGTTCACACTGGGACCTGTGATGGAGAACACAGTGTTTACTGGTTCAAGAACTCTGAAGAACCTCAGCCAGGACTCATTTACACCCACGGAGACAGGAACGATCAGTGTGAGAGGaaaccagacacacagacacacacctgtgtctACAACTTGTCAATGGAGAGAGTGAACCATTCTCATGCTGGGACCTACTACTGTGCTGTCGCTGCATGTGGACACATTGTGTTTGGAGACGGGACCAAAGTGGACTTTGAAGGTAACTAGAACTTCAGCCAAGATTGTCACAATTGTTAAATAGTGGTGGAAAGCTCAGtaatgtctcctgatgtctggCTCTCTCCAGAGGTGGTGGACTATCTTCCCTTGGTGTATTTCCTGAGCGGAGCTCTGGCGTTCACCAAAATCCTGGTTGTTTCTCTGGCTTACACAGCACAAAGAGCGCTCAAGACAAACTGCTTCCAGGGCTCAGGTGGGGTGATCCTCATTATCTGTTCCTCATGATCCCAGTGATCATTATATGACATTAAAAAGtaattctgtcttttcagaTCCCCATGCTGCATCctccaaaataaatgcaaaggtAAAGATGAGCTGTTGTGTTACTCTTCAAACACTTGTGCACATTGTCTGTCATGGCCAACAACATGACTGACTGTTTCTCATGCACAGGATGAGCAGAATGAAGACGACCCCTGCTACATTGCTCACAGGGAGATACAGATGAACAGATCCAGAAGACAGAGGGATGATACCTGGAGTGAATGTGTGTCCTTGAGTGTGAGGCAGTAGAGCTGGACACCTTCTGTATTTGTCTCCTTGTTTAATC is a window encoding:
- the LOC128430630 gene encoding immunoglobulin kappa light chain-like → MKTSQKFVLYLTCFFLGKMVQMHQFILSPQVSGFISADVGDNLTLQCFYERDEKKMYWYKQTPGPKPRIISVMYKSTKSSQLLNEFKDNHRFTVENMDNASHLNISDLQLSDSATYYCLQSRSHVLEFMEGVTVSVKGSGSNIQAVVHQSESIQPGGSVTLSCTVHTGTCDGEHSVYWFKSSEDPQPGLIYTHVDRNDQCERKPDNQTHTCVYNLSMERVNRSHAGTYYCAVAACGHIVFGDGTKLEFDGESLPETVAINE
- the LOC128429846 gene encoding uncharacterized protein LOC128429846 produces the protein MLYWFKQILGQKPKLMSKFYRHDIDEDEDKLTGEFRNDTRFKLEITTRKNHLKISDVQISDSATYFCITGFLCTYEFKESISLSVKGSGSNIQAVVHQSESIQPGGSVTLSCTVHTGTCDGEHSVYWFKNSEEPQPGLIYTHGDRNDQCERKPDTQTHTCVYNLSMERVNHSHAGTYYCAVAACGHIVFGDGTKVDFEEVVDYLPLVYFLSGALAFTKILVVSLAYTAQRALKTNCFQGSDPHAASSKINAKDEQNEDDPCYIAHREIQMNRSRRQRDDTWSECVSLSVRQ